Genomic segment of Desulfurobacteriaceae bacterium:
TATGTTGAAAAGATTTCTATTATTAATCTTTGTTGGTATACTTTCTTTTGCTGGATGTTCATCTTCACCAGATGAAGAAGCAGCAACTAATTCTACAACCACTTCAACGTCAAACTCTACAACTATAACAACTACGACAACCACGACAACAACAGATACCACAGTTACAACAGTTACTGCGGATACTTTAACTGTAGATGGAGAAAATTACCATATTCTTGAAGGTTTCGATTATGTTGCTCAGGATGTTGTGTGCTTTGATAAAAGTAACTCTACTACTGTTGCTGTTACTGCCCCACCAGAAAAATTTGTTTATTTTATAAAAATTCTAACAGCACTCTTGAACTTGTTAATTGTACTGCAGAATTTATTCCACAAGGAAGTGCTCCTCCTATTGATATAACCATTCCCCGTGTAGGTTGCCAGCCTATAGTTCTTACCAGTCCGACAGATCCAACAGAGATACCTATAGCGGTAGAGTTTACTTACAATCCTGTCTATGATATGAAGAATGCAATACTGTCTTCTTCAGATCCTTCGGTCATCTATACCTACGTTGTAAATCTCACCTTCAACTTTGAAAACGCTAAACTTGGAAGCTCTAACGAAACATATAGTGAAGATGTTTCCTTTATTGTGGATTTTGGAAACTTTACGATATACGATGGGGATCTTTGTTATCCTGTTAACTATGAGTACTATAACAACAACGATGGAGACGTATGGCTACCTCAACAGTAAACGGTTTCCTAGTTGTAGACAAACCCAAAGGTATTACTTCTGCTGAAGTTGTTAGAAGGTTAAAAAAGGTTTTAAAAGTTAAGAAAATAGGTCATACTGGAACGTTAGACCCCCTTGCCACGGGGGTTTTGATTGTTGCCGTTGGAAAGGCAACAAGGTTTTCAGAATACCTTTTGAAAAAGAATAAATGTTATGTTGTTAAAGGAACGTTTGGACTTAAAAGCGATACTTACGATATAGATGGTAAAGTGGAAAAGGTTGAATGTAGGGAAATAGACAAAGATTCTCTTTTAAAGACCTTAGAAAACTTTAAAGGAGAAATAGAACAAGTTCCTCCTCCTTTTTCTGCTATTAGAGTAAACGGAAAAAGGGCTTATGAGCTTGCAAGGAAAGGAGAAAAGGTAGAACTAAAGCCAAGGAAAGTAAGAATCTATTCTTTAGAACTTTTAGACTTTAACTATCCAGATTTTACATTGAAAGTTTGCTGTTCTTCGGGTACTTACATTAGATCACTCATTAACGACATAGGAAAGTCTTTATCCTGCAGTGCTGTTGTTTCCGAACTTAGAAGGGTAAAGATTGGGAAAGTTGATGAAAAAGTAGCTATTCCACTATCCAAGATAACAAAAGAAAATGTAAAAAAATTCTTGATTTCGATAGATGAACTTCTTGATTTTCCAAAAATTGTTCTTTCTCCAGAAGAAGGAAAAAGATTTAAGAACGGAGTAAAGCTGAAAGTCAGAGAAAAAGAAGGGACATACAAAGTTTATGTCTTTGATACTTTTATTGGTATCGGCGTTGTAAAGTCTAATCTTTTAAAACCTCAGAAAGTTTTATCCTAGCAGCTTCCAAAATTGGTTTTAAACCATCTATTACCTTTTGGTAATCCTCTTCTCCACTTTCTACCTTGTCCATTATTGCTTCAAGTTCTCTTGTGAACTCTGTGGAAGTGTAATCGGAAAAATGGTTAGAAAGATATTCATAAACTTCTATCCCAAGTTTTGTTGGGTATAAGAACTTCCCTTTTTCTACGATGTATTTTCTATCAAGGAGGGTTTTGACAATTTTTGCGTAAGTTGAAGGTCTTCCTATTCTTTCTTCTCTCATTTTCTCAACAAGTTCTCCCTGAGTGTAAGGATAGGCCTTAGGAACTTTTTTCTTTTCAACCTTTAATGGAGTGAAATAGTAGGTTTCAGAAGGTTTCAAGTCTATCTTCAACTTCCTTATTTTCAGTGGTAAAACTAAATTCCAGCCATCTTTAACAAGACTTACGGCGATTTCTTCTAAAACCTCTAGTTCTTGGGGTAAGGTTTTAACCTTTAGCTTGACCTCCAAGACTTCACAAGGTTTCATCTGAGACGCTATGAACCTTCTAAAAATCAGATCGTAAACTTTAAAGTGGTTTTTTGTCAATTTTAACGTTGAACCGGAAACCATAACTAATGTTTTAAGATTTTCTGCATCCAAAGGTCTTGTTGGCCTTATACACTCGTGGGCGCCACCTTCACCCCAAGTTCTGAGCATAATAAATTCGCTTCCAAACTTTTGAGATATGAACTCTTTAGCAACTGCCATACCAGCAGTTGAAACTCTTGTAGAATCAGTCCTGTGGTAAGTGATAAAACCACTTTCAAAAAGGTCTTGGGCAATGCTCATTGTTTCATCGGCAGAAAGTCCCAAAGTCTTAGAGGATTCTTTCAAAAGTTCTCCGGTATTGAAAGGAGGAGGAGGATTTTTAGAAACCGTTTTCTTTTCCAAAACTTTTATCTTTACTTTGTCAATAACAAAGTTTTTTAATTTACGTATATCTTCTAAGGTAAACCTGAAACTTCCAACCTCTGTTTCAACTTCTAAAAGACCAATTTTCTCTTTGCTTTCCTTGTATCTTTCTATCACCCAGCCAAGAACGGGAGTTTGGACCCTACCAGCAGAAAGCCATTTTTTGTTAAAAACTTTCCAAAGATGTTGGCTTAGAGAGAAGCCAACCCATCTATCGGCTACTCTCCTAACTATCTGGGCTTTTACGAGGTTCTCATTAAGTGTTCTTGGATTACGTAAAGCCTCTAAAAAAGCCCATTTTGTAATTTCATGAAACTCCATTCTTTTTACTTTGTCCTGATAAGGAGTTATTGTTACTCCAACGTCCCAACCTATTTTTTCTCCTTCGGTATCCGGGTCGCTTGCAATAAAGACTTCGTCTATCTCAAGTGATAGTTCTCTTAAAGCTTTTACAATGTTTAGCTTATCAATGTCCGCCTTTTTCCCACACTTTGGGCAAATATCTTCTACCGTTTGTTCCTTGCAGGTAGTACAGATCTTTATAGTATCGTATATAGGAACGTAAAAGTTATTCTCTTCCTTTACTCCCCAAATACCGTCCCTTGTTGTAAGGTCAAAAACGTGCCCTTTAGAAGCTGTTAGAAGGAGAAGTTTATCTCCTGTGTTTATCTCATAAACGTCAAGATCAAGAACTTTTCTTTTTATAGGTTTCCCAAAAAAGTTCGCAATTGTTCTAGCTTTATTGGGAGATTCAACAACAACAAGCGCTGTTTTTAACATCTCTTTGGTTTCAAGTTTTATCCTTCCTTCTAAGATCTCTTTTACCCTCTTTCTGTCTTCATCGACCTTTTTGAAAACTTCTAAGATTTCCTTTTCCTCAATGAGAGGAAGCCCTAACTTTTCTGAAAGTTCTTTTCCTTTATCATAGTCAAGAACCTTAAAGGAAATGTCCTCTAAAAATATCGATAATCTCCTTTTTAGAGAAGAAAGTGCCTTTATGTCGTCAACAAACATTAAACTTATACCTTTTGTAAGTCCTCCTGCAAACATTCGGGAAGTTCTTCCAGATGCCTGAACATACCCAGTAGCATCTCCAACAACAACGAAGAGTTCTCCATTTTTCTCTTTCAAAGAAACGTCGGGAGAGCTCCTAACCTTTTCCAAAAACTTCTCATCTTTTAGAAGACTTTCTAAGAATTCCTTTATCTCAGAAACCTTTTCTTTTATTTTTGGATAGTTATCGAGTAGTTCTTCGCGGAGAGTAAGGTATCTTTTAAGGTAGGAAAGGTATGACATTACCTTTGTTTTATCTTCAATGAGTTCTCTAAGAACAAGTAAAAGTCCAAAGAGCTTGGAAGGTGCCAAAGATGGTTTTACGCTAAACTCCATTTTAGGAACGCCTAAGAAAACGGCATACCTTACAGCCTGAGGAAGGTCTATTCCCCGTGCTAAAGGATTTTTGTAACTTGCTATTCCAACTGCTGCCTGAATTTCACCTTTTAGAAATTTTTCTTGAGTTTCTACTGTGAAATCTTCATAAGAAACGGAACTAATGCCATTTTCGTTTAAGAACTCAATTACCTTTTCAATGTAGTCTTTCCCTAAATCCTCAGAAATAAAGACAAAAACACCTTTTCCAAACTTTTTGATGATCTTTAAAGTTTCTTCCAAGAAGTTTTTATCTGTATAGATTAGAACATCCTCTACATTTCTAAGAGCTACTGCGGTTTTACCAACTTCAAAACCCAAAAGTTCTCTAAATAATTTCACTCTGTTTGATTTTGGCTGGGATGTTGCAGAAGCAACGACCAAAACGTTTTCTATCTTCTTTCTCTTTTCTTCTAAAGCTTCCTCTATTTCTTTTATATTTTCAAGGATTTCATTTTTTCTAGTGCCTTCCTGTCTGGGAAGTTCTCTTTTTAGATCTAAAAGCCTTAAAGCCAAATTGATGTCTTCTTCCGAAAATCCAAGGAGTCTTATCACTTTATCTATGTTCTTAGCTGATTTTAAAAGGGAATCTACATCATCAACGAAAACAAAATCAAAAGGTTTAGGAATTATTTCAAAATTTTTGTAAAGAAAATTGGTTGTGGTTATTAAAATATCAAAATCTCCTTCTTGAATTTTTTCTTTTTCTTTCTTCTTTCCGGTGTAAGCAACTATTCTTTTATCTGTAAACTCTTTAAGCTTTTCTAAGGTTTGGAGAACCAAAAGCCTTGTTGGAACGAGAATGTAGCTTTTCCCTTCTAAAAACGAAGCAGTTATTAGACCCCAAGTGGTTTTTCCAACACCCGTTGGAGCAATTAATGTAAAGGATTTCTTTAAAGCTACCCTTCTTGCCCAAGAAACTTGCAAAGACCAAGGGGAAAAGCCAGTTTTTTCTTTAAAGAACTTTACAAATTCTTTAGTAAACTCCGTAATTTCGCAAACACTTCTGAAGTTTTTTAGATTCTCTTCTAAAGCTTTACAGAGTTCGTCTTTTGATGAAAAAGTTTTTTCTTCCTTCAAACAGTTTTCACAAGGAATACCAAGCTTTAAACGTTCATCGGAAATTGTTCCGCCACAGTTTGGACACATCCTTTTAAATTCAGCAATTTTCATAAAGCACCTCAATTCTTTTTCTTATAATAGAAATAATTTTAATTCTAAACCAAGGGAGCGTAACATGAAAATATTTAGACACTTCATGCCAACAAAAGTTGTTTTTGGGAGAAAAACGATCTATAAGCTAAGAGAAGAGGTAGAAGCTTTAGGTTTGAATACAGAAAAAATCGCAATAATTTCTGGAAAATCAGCAGTTTCTAACGGTTATACTGAAGTTGTTAAAAAGCAATTATCTGGAGATATAAAAATTTTTGATTTTGTAGAACCTGACCCAACCGTAGAAAATGCAAAACAGGTTTTAGAAGANNNNNNNNNNACCTTGATAGTTGCTATTGGTGGAGGAAGCCCACTAGATGTGGCAAAAGTTGTTTCTGCAATGCTTACAAATAAGGGGGAAATTGAGGATTACATAGGTATTCCTGAAAAATTTGAAAATCCTGCTGTTCCTCTTGTAGCAGTCCCTACAACTTCAGGTTCCGGTTCAGAAGTAACCCCTTACGCTGTTTTAACCGACAGGAAAAAGTTAAGAAAAGCACCTTTAATTTCCCGTTTCCTCTTTCCTGTTCTTGCTATTGATGACCCAGACCTTACTATAACAAAATCCTCAAGGACAACAGCTTATACGGGAGTTGATGCATTAACCCACGCAATAGAAGCCCTTTTGTCAAAAAGGAGGAGCAGTATTTCAAAACTTTACTCTCTAAAAGCTATGGAGCTAATTGCCGAGAGTCTCCCTCGGTGTTTTGGGAATCCAAAGGACTTTGAAGCAAGAGAGAAAATGATGCTTGGAAGTTTACTTGGTGGTATGGCAATTACCGACGCTGGAGCTGGACTTGTTCACACTTTGGCACACGTTCTTGGAGTTCTTTATAGAGTTCCTCACGGGCTTGCAAATGGGATTTTCTTAGTTCCTGTTCTTGAGTTTTATGGACTATCTGCAAAAGAGGAAATTGAAGAAATAGGAAAAGCTATGGGATTGGGTTCTGAAATGGAAGAAGTTTTAAATAACCTTCGTTCATTTTTAGACTTCTTGGGGATTCCAAAGTCATTAAAAGATGTTGGGGGGGCTTCCGAGGATATTTCAACTTTTGTTGACCTTGTTATGGAAAAGAAATTTTTAATGTCAAATCTTCCAAGAATTCCGGAAAGTAGGAATATTAGGGAGATTCTTCAAAAACTCTTCTAATTTTTTAATTCTTATATTACAATAAGGCATTAAATAACCCTGAAGAGGTGAAAAATGGCAAAGAATGTGGGGGTTGTTTTTTGCACTTGCGGAGGAAAACTAAAGGAAAAGATAGATTTTGATTCGGTTAAAGATTACCTTAAAGAGGTGGAAGGAATAAAAGAGGTAGTTATCACAGATGACCTCTGCGTTTCTCCTTATGAAAAGCTTAGCTGTTTAAAAGGAAAAGTTGACGGAATTGTTTTTGGAGGATGTTCCGAAAGGTCTTCTTTAAAGTTCAATGAAGACATGATAGAAAAAACTTTAGTCTCCTTGGGGATAGACCCTTCTTTCTACGAAGTTGTGAATCTTAGGGAACAGTGCTTTTACATCCACGATGATTTAGAAGGGATAGATAGAAAGATAAAAGATTCTTTCTCTATGGCTTTGGAAAAACTTAGGTCAAACATTCCATCCTACAAGGAAAAAATAAAAGAAAAGGTCTTAATAGTTGGTGGAGGAATTGCTGGACAAAGGTGTGCCCAAGCGTTGGCAGACTTGGGAATAGAGTCCACGATAGTTGAAGAGAAGCCTTACCTTGGAGGAAAAGGTTTAGAGGTTGCGCTTTTCTGGCAGTCGGAGTCTTCTCCTTCTTTCTGCACCACCGACTGTGTCGTTCCGGTCGTTGGAAGGGATACGCTGCTTAGAAAAGAAAAGATAAAAGTTTTAACCTCTTCTCAAGTTGTCGATGTTGAAAAGAAGGAAGGAAAGTTTGTAGTAAAGATAGAAAGAAAACCTCTTTACGTTGATCCCAATAAGTGTGTTTCCTGTGGAGAGTGTTCGAAGGTTTGTCCAGTAGAAGTTCCGAACCCTTACAACTTAGGGAAGACAAAGATAAAAGCAATAGACAAACCTTTACCGCTGGCAATTCCTGACTACTACACCATAGATGATGAAGCCTGTACAAAGTGTGGAAAGTGTGAAGAAGTCTGTCCTCAAAACGCAATAAATCTTAATGCTAAGGAAGAAACGATAACTGAAGAGTTTGGATCGGTGGTCATCGCTACAGGATTTACGAGCTACGACATGAAAGTCTTCGAAAATCTTTCTTACGGAGAAGAAGGAGTTTTAACTCTTAGAGAGTTTGAGAGATATCTTGCCAACGGACTGTTTAAAGAAAGTCCAAAGGAAGTATCTTTTGTTCTTTGTCTAAAAGACAAGGTTGGATACTGTTCTAAGATCACCTGCAATATAGTGATAAAGCAGGCTTTCCTCTTAAAGAGGAACAACAAAAACGTAAAGGTTAGAATCTTCGCCAAAGAATTAAGAACTACCGGTAGAGCTTTTGAGGAGTTTAGAAGAAGGGCTAAAAAACTTGGAGTTGAATTTATAAAGGAAGCTGTTGAAAAGGTTGAAAGGAAAGAAGGAAAGTTAGAAGTAGCTACCACCAACAGTATTTACACCTCAGACCTTGTAGTTCTTGCAGAGCCTCTAGTTCCTCAACAGGTAAAAATTTCCAAGATGCTTGATCTACAACTTGATAAGTTTGGGTTTCCTTTAGAGTTCCAGCCAAGAGTAATAAATCCTTTAGAGACTTTCGTAAAGAGAGTCTTTGTAATTGGAGGAGCGAAAGGATTTAAAGATGTTCAGGAGTCTATAGAGTCAGCCCTCGGGGGAGCAGTTAGAGTCTATAAAGCTTTAAAGGGGGAGAGAAAGAAATACTACTCCACCATAGATCAAGACAAGTGTTCAAGGTGTGAAACCTGTCTTAGCTGTTGCCCCCACGGAGCTATAACCATAACTAAGGACGAAAAAGTTTTCATAGACCCATCCCTCTGTAGAGGTTGTGGTCTCTGTTATCCACCTTGTCCTTCAAAGGCAATAAGGTTTAACAACCTTGAGGACGAGCAGATATTAAGAATGGCAAAGGTTGCCTTTAGAAACTTAGAAAAAGGAAAACCGAGAGTTCTTGCGTTTTTATGTTATTGGTGTGCTTATGGAGCTGCAGATTTAATGGGAATAAAACATAAAGAAAAACTTCCAGAAAACTTTAGAACAATAAGAATTAGATGTTCAGCTTCCCTTAGCTTGGACGTGATAGCAAAAATATTTGAAGAAGACCTTGCCGATGGAATTGTTGTTGCAGGATGTCCTGTTGCCAACTGCCACCACGTTTTTGGAAATTACATGCAGGAAAGGAGAATTGAAGCCTTTAAGGAAATGCTTGAACTTATGGGAGTTAAAAACAAGGTAGTTAGATGGGAATACATAGGAGTTCCACAAGGTAAGAAACTTGCAAAAGCGATAAGGGAAGTTTTAAAAGCTTTGGAGGTTGAAAATGTCAAAGCTTAAGTTTGCATATTACTTGGCTGGTGGTTGTGCCGGTTGTGATACTTCTTTGTTGGACACAGGGGAAAAACTTTTAGAATTTCTCGATAATGTTGAAATTACGTTCTTTGCCCCGACCATAGCCGACTTTAAATACGAAGATCCAGAAAAACTTCCTCCAAAGAGTATCGATTTTGGTTTCGTTACTGGAAACATAAGAAACGAAGAACATGAAAAAATTGCCAAAGTTATGAGGGAAAAGTGCAAAGTTTTGATAGCTTTCGGTATCTGTGCTTCTTGTGGAGGAGTGAAGGGACTTTCTGCACTTTTTAAAGATGAAGAAATACTACAGAAAGTTTACGGCAAAGAGTGGAAAAGTTTACTCAGTGGAGAAGTTCCAAAACTAAAGAGAGCAAGAGCTTTGGACGATGTTGTTGAAGTTGACTACTACGTTGGTGGATGTCCACCATCAAGGGAACACATAGAAAAGATCTTTAAAACAATTATTGACGGTAGTCTTCCTCCAAAGGGTAGCTGGCTAACGATGGGAAAAGCTGTTTGCGATGTCTGTCCGAGAAATCCAATTCTTAAGGGTAAGAAGAAAAAACAAATTACCCAAGTTAAAAGGTTTCTTGACGTTCCAAAAGAGGATGAATGTCTCCTTGAACAGGGGTATCTTTGTTTGGGTGCTGTAACCCAAGGGGACTGTGGAGCAAGATGTACAAAAGCAAACGTTCCTTGCAGAGGTTGTGGAGGACCTATTCCAGGAGTTAGAGACTTTGGAACTAAAGCGATATCTGCGATTGCTACCTCTTTTGAAGACATTTCTTTCCTAAAAAAGATTCCATCTTCTGTTCATCTCTTTTATAGATATTCTCTCGTTAAGTCTTTACCTATGATTCTCAAGGAAAAGTTGGGGGAAAGAAAATGAGAAAGGTTTTAATAGATCCAATAACAAGGCTTGAAGGGCACGGTAGAATAGAGCTTCTCTTTGGAGAAAATGGAAAGCTGGAGGATGTGAAGTTAAAAGTTGTAGAGCTGATGGGATACGAAAAGTTCTTGGTTGGGATGCCTGCAGAAGAAGTTCCAAGGAGCGTTAGTACAATCTGTGGAGTCTGTAGGACTGTTCACTTTATGGCTTCCTTAAAAGCAATAGACCAAGCCTTCGGAACTACTCCTCCAAAAAAGGCAGAACTTTTAAGAAAAGTTGTTCTTCTTGCAAACCACATAGAAGACCACACTGAAGTTCTTTTTGCCCTCGGCCTTCCAGACTTTATTGTTGGACTTGATGCCCCAAAAGGCGAGAAGAACCTTTTTGGAGTTGCAAAAAAGGTCGGAAGGGAGTTTATAAAGAAAGTTGTAAACCTCAGAACTTCTGCAGCTAAGATAGTGGAAATAGTTGGAGCAAAGAGCGTTCATCCTACGACCGCAATTCCCGGAGGTTGGAGCAAAAAGCTTAAAGAGGAAGAGTTAAAAGAGATTAAAAAATTGGCAAAAGATTGTCTTGAACTTGGGAAACTTGCGGTCGAGACCGTAAAAGAATTTCTCGTTTATCATAAGGAAAACTCCAAGTTTTTAAAGAACGAAAAATTTGACATTAAAAGCAATTTCTTAGCAACTCTCGATGAAAACGGTAAAGTAACCTACTACGACGGTATCCAGGTTGTTAAAGATTTTAATGGAAAAGAGCTTGTAAGGTTTAAAGGAAAAGAATATCAGGAGGTAATTGAGGAAAAGGTTTTACCTTGGAGTTATTCAAAGTTTCCGTACCTTAAAAAGCTTGGTTGGAATGGGATTGTTGAAGGAGAAGGAAGTTCTATTTGTAGTGTTGGACCACTGGCAAGGTTCAACGTTTCTGACGGCTACTCAACTCCAATGGCACAGAAGGAAGCGGAAGAAGTTTTAGAGTTCTTTGGGAAAAAGCCAGTTCTGAACTTTTTCGCTTACCACTGGCTAAGGGCAATAGAGATCTTAAACCAAGCAGAGCTTTTAATAGGAATTTTAAACTCTCCCGAAATCTTAGGAGGAGAGATAGTAAATCCTGCTACAAGGCTTGAAGGAGAGGGTGTTGGCATATTAGAAGCACCACGGGGAACTTTGATACACCACTACGTTACCAATGAAAAGGGACTTATCAAAGATGCCAACCTAATAGTTCCAACAACCATAAATAACTCAGCTATTCAGCTTGCAGTTAAGAAGTTTGCATTCTATCTCTTAGAAAAAGAAGAGAAAATAACTGATGAGAAACTTTCAATTTTAGAAGTCGCCCATAGACCTTATGATTTATGTCTTGCCTGTTCAACCCACTAAAAATATAAAGGGGGAAATCACTTCCCCCCCGTCTCTTTACTCTTTGTCCTTGTTTTCGTCTTTTTTATCAGGTTCTTTTACAATAATTTTAACTTCTTTTCTAGCTGAATCTGCCTTTGGAAGTCTAATTTCTAAAATACCTTTATCGTAAATGGCTTCTATTCCTTCCTCTTTAACTTCCACAGGTAGCGGAACTATTCTTTGGAACTCTCCATAGAAGCTTTCGCTAAAGAATACGTTTTCCTTCTCATCTTTCTTTTCTTGTTTTTTAACTCCCTTAATAATTAGGTAGTTTCCTCTTACCTTTACATCAATGCTGTCCTTGTCAAGACCCGGCATTTCAGCTTTTACAACAACTTCATCGGGAGTTTCATACATTTCAATTCTAGGTTCAAAAGCTGTCTCTAGTCCAGAGAATCCAGAAAATCCTCTCATCATTTCAGACATTAATCTTTCCATTTCAGCAAACTGTCTGAATATATCTTCAAATGGATCAAATCCTCTTCTTCCAAAGAAACCTCCGAACATTTCTCCCTCCTTAAAATTGTTTTTTAATTAAGTTCAACTTCAATTTTAAATTTATACCCTTACCTTAAGATTGCAAGAGAGGGTTATAATTCTTTGCGTATTTTTTGGAGGCCGAGATGGAAGACTTTTTAATTGCAATTCCTGCAAGGATTTCATCTACAAGACTTCCTGAGAAACCTTTAAGGACTTTAAAAGGGAAACCTTTAATAGGTTGGGTTGTTGAAGCCTGTTTAAAGATTACAAAGAATGTCCTTGTTGCAACCGATGACGAGAAGATAAAGGAGGTTGCAGAAAACTTTGGAGCAAAAGCGGTTTTGACCAGTAAAAACCATAAAAGTGGAACAGACAGAATATTTGAAGCTGTAAAAGATTTACCTTTTAAATATATAGTAAACGTTCAAGGTGATGAACCTTTTGTAAAAAGTTTCCACGTTCTATCGATAGTTGATGCTTTAGAAAGGGGAGAACAATTTGCAACAATAGCGACACATTTTTCTCTTGAGGAAGAAGTAAAAGATCCAAACAATGTAAAAGTTGTAATAGACAGAAACTCTTATGCCATATACTTTTCTCGAAGTGTTATTCCCTTTCCAAGAGATGGTAAACTAACTGTGAGTAACTATTTAAAACACGTAGGAATATATGGCTATACCAAAGAAGCCTTAGAAAAGTTCGTTTCTTGGGACGAGGGTTTTTTGGAGAAAATTGAAAAACTTGAGCAGTTAAGAATTATTGAAAATGGTTGTAAGATTAAAGTTTCTATAGTAGAGGAACCTACTTTTGGAATAGATACAGAAGAGGATTTAAAGAAAGCTTTAGAGAAACTTGAAAAAGGAGAGGTCTAATGGCTTCAAAACTAATATTCATAACAGGTGGTGTCCTTTCTTCCATAGGTAAAGGAATTACAGCAGCATCCATTGGAACTCTTCTTGAAAGTAGAGGGTTAAAAGTTACCATCCAAAAACTTGACCCTTATCTTAACGTTGATGCTGGAACAATGAACCCTTACCAGCACGGAGAGGTTTACGTTACTGACGATGGGGCGGAAACCGATCTTGATCTTGGACACTACGAGCGTTTCACAAACGCTACAATGCAAAGAATAAACAACATAACCTCTGGACAAATTTACCAAGAGATAATCCAAAAAGAGAGAAAAGGAGAGTTCTTAGGAGGAACAGTTCAGGTAATTCCTCACGTTACAAATCTTATAAAAGAGAAGATAAAACAGCTTATGTCTTCTGATGTTGACGTTGTTATTGTTGAAGTTGGAGGAACTGTCGGGGATATAGAAGGATTACCTTTCTTAGAAGCAATAAGGCAACTTGGAACAGAAGTTGGAAAGAGTAATGCCATCTATATTCATGTTACTTATGTTCCTTACGTTAAGGCTGCTGGGGAATTAAAAACGAAACCAACCCAGCATTCCGTTAAAGAGTTAAGGGCTATCGGTATTCAGCCAGATATCATTGTTTGTAGAGCTGAACGTTCCATTCCTCAAAGCGTTAAAAGAAAGATAGCACTTTTTGCTAATTTAAAAGAATCTGAAATTATTACTGCAAAAGATGTTTCTACAATTTATGAAGTTCCTCTAATGCTTCAAAAAGAAAAAATTGATGAACTTATAATAGAAAAGCTTCAACTTCCCGTGTCTCAAGAAGCAAATCTTTCTGACTGGAAAGAAATTGTTAACAGGATAAAGAAACCTTCAAGAGGAACTGTAAGAATTGCTATTGTTGGAAAGTACATAGAACTTCCAGATGCTTATAAGAGCATAATAGAGTCTTTTGTTCACGCTGGAGCTTATAACGAC
This window contains:
- the truB gene encoding tRNA pseudouridine(55) synthase TruB, translating into MATSTVNGFLVVDKPKGITSAEVVRRLKKVLKVKKIGHTGTLDPLATGVLIVAVGKATRFSEYLLKKNKCYVVKGTFGLKSDTYDIDGKVEKVECREIDKDSLLKTLENFKGEIEQVPPPFSAIRVNGKRAYELARKGEKVELKPRKVRIYSLELLDFNYPDFTLKVCCSSGTYIRSLINDIGKSLSCSAVVSELRRVKIGKVDEKVAIPLSKITKENVKKFLISIDELLDFPKIVLSPEEGKRFKNGVKLKVREKEGTYKVYVFDTFIGIGVVKSNLLKPQKVLS
- the rgy gene encoding reverse gyrase, which translates into the protein MKIAEFKRMCPNCGGTISDERLKLGIPCENCLKEEKTFSSKDELCKALEENLKNFRSVCEITEFTKEFVKFFKEKTGFSPWSLQVSWARRVALKKSFTLIAPTGVGKTTWGLITASFLEGKSYILVPTRLLVLQTLEKLKEFTDKRIVAYTGKKKEKEKIQEGDFDILITTTNFLYKNFEIIPKPFDFVFVDDVDSLLKSAKNIDKVIRLLGFSEEDINLALRLLDLKRELPRQEGTRKNEILENIKEIEEALEEKRKKIENVLVVASATSQPKSNRVKLFRELLGFEVGKTAVALRNVEDVLIYTDKNFLEETLKIIKKFGKGVFVFISEDLGKDYIEKVIEFLNENGISSVSYEDFTVETQEKFLKGEIQAAVGIASYKNPLARGIDLPQAVRYAVFLGVPKMEFSVKPSLAPSKLFGLLLVLRELIEDKTKVMSYLSYLKRYLTLREELLDNYPKIKEKVSEIKEFLESLLKDEKFLEKVRSSPDVSLKEKNGELFVVVGDATGYVQASGRTSRMFAGGLTKGISLMFVDDIKALSSLKRRLSIFLEDISFKVLDYDKGKELSEKLGLPLIEEKEILEVFKKVDEDRKRVKEILEGRIKLETKEMLKTALVVVESPNKARTIANFFGKPIKRKVLDLDVYEINTGDKLLLLTASKGHVFDLTTRDGIWGVKEENNFYVPIYDTIKICTTCKEQTVEDICPKCGKKADIDKLNIVKALRELSLEIDEVFIASDPDTEGEKIGWDVGVTITPYQDKVKRMEFHEITKWAFLEALRNPRTLNENLVKAQIVRRVADRWVGFSLSQHLWKVFNKKWLSAGRVQTPVLGWVIERYKESKEKIGLLEVETEVGSFRFTLEDIRKLKNFVIDKVKIKVLEKKTVSKNPPPPFNTGELLKESSKTLGLSADETMSIAQDLFESGFITYHRTDSTRVSTAGMAVAKEFISQKFGSEFIMLRTWGEGGAHECIRPTRPLDAENLKTLVMVSGSTLKLTKNHFKVYDLIFRRFIASQMKPCEVLEVKLKVKTLPQELEVLEEIAVSLVKDGWNLVLPLKIRKLKIDLKPSETYYFTPLKVEKKKVPKAYPYTQGELVEKMREERIGRPSTYAKIVKTLLDRKYIVEKGKFLYPTKLGIEVYEYLSNHFSDYTSTEFTRELEAIMDKVESGEEDYQKVIDGLKPILEAARIKLSEVLKD
- a CDS encoding iron-containing alcohol dehydrogenase, which translates into the protein MKIFRHFMPTKVVFGRKTIYKLREEVEALGLNTEKIAIISGKSAVSNGYTEVVKKQLSGDIKIFDFVEPDPTVENAKQVLE
- a CDS encoding iron-containing alcohol dehydrogenase, whose protein sequence is TLIVAIGGGSPLDVAKVVSAMLTNKGEIEDYIGIPEKFENPAVPLVAVPTTSGSGSEVTPYAVLTDRKKLRKAPLISRFLFPVLAIDDPDLTITKSSRTTAYTGVDALTHAIEALLSKRRSSISKLYSLKAMELIAESLPRCFGNPKDFEAREKMMLGSLLGGMAITDAGAGLVHTLAHVLGVLYRVPHGLANGIFLVPVLEFYGLSAKEEIEEIGKAMGLGSEMEEVLNNLRSFLDFLGIPKSLKDVGGASEDISTFVDLVMEKKFLMSNLPRIPESRNIREILQKLF